A genomic window from Pecten maximus chromosome 4, xPecMax1.1, whole genome shotgun sequence includes:
- the LOC117326614 gene encoding fucolectin-3-like, whose translation MAKGRVVPSRDVCLILFLVLNGVRSEGNLALSKTATQSSNHNDGYWLASAAVDGCLKTWIDPGCCTHTLGGSRKIAWWRVDLGQMSTINTIRILYRNDFQQRLAGFQLYVSNTTDSPTDGVLCYQDTSSSRSAVQLDQTHQCPYVGRYVTVYNYRNNPKRYSWYSDYAVLELCEVQVFGECIII comes from the exons ATGGCGAAAGGAAGAGTGGTGCCAAGCAGAGATGTTTGTCTGATCCTGTTTCTAGTGTTAAACGGAGTAAGATCTGAAG GAAACCTCGCTTTGTCAAAGACAGCTACACAGAGTAGTAACCATAACGACGGGTATTGGCTGGCGAGTGCTGCTGTGGATGGATGTTTGAAGACATGGATAGATCCTGGTtgttgtacacatacattgGGAGGAAGTCGGAAGATCGCATGGTGGCGGGTTGATCTTGGACAAATGAGTACAATAAACACAATAAGAATACTGTACAGAA ATGATTTTCAGCAAAGACTGGCTGGTTTCCAGCTTTATGTATCCAATACCACCGATTCGCCCACAGACGGCGTCCTCTGCTATCAAGACACTAGTAGTAGTAGAAGTGCGGTACAGTTAGACCAGACACACCAGTGCCCGTATGTAGGGCGGTATGTGACTGTGTACAACTATAGAAACAACCCAAAACGATACAGCTGGTATAGTGATTATGCAGTATTAGAGCTCTGTGAGGTTCAAGTGTTTGGTGAGTGTATAATAATTTAA
- the LOC117326360 gene encoding receptor-type tyrosine-protein phosphatase epsilon-like isoform X1, with protein MYGNGDCNQLCPASCYGGNCNSKTGSCIYCSPGKYGTVCENDCSANCKDSFCNKDSGFCLECIPGKFGDTCNQDCSVNCKDSMCAKNTGYCTDCVPGKFGNTCEQNCSVNCLNRLCAKDSGKCDECIVGKHGQFCGNDCPVNCKDSVCARDSGICNECITGYYSSKCDQNCSTGCENSNCSFNSGHCFACVPTKRGDTCNLDCPPNCNSEVCDKDTAACSSCAAGFYGTKCSMACGGNCSECTQESGQCTKCQVGLYGTNCTLACGHCSSCRFDSGICMVPCDSGYEGSLCQAKQVPVTESPPTVDAGPIAGAIVGVIVVAVVAVVIVFLIRRRRLSAAKQDAFVDIGRSNVDEKRIYDKPLERADSNRKRPDKNVYSNVLVSDEQPDELPKDSANVYVNAQQVARKSGAGDSVYYNSGPIGFPVSTLKSLVQTKLKNKAKAFLDEYKSIPSGDLHEHSVGILPQNKAKNRFKTTFPYDHSRVILDTIGKDPHSDYINANYIDSVTKTAEYVATQGPRPGTVNDFWRMIWQLKSGKIVMLTNLIEGARPKCDKYWPDEGEPLTTANFNITLDRERSYAFYVIRDITVTEKKTKSVRQIHQFHYTTWPDHGTPDPNELVVFHRRVKNYTTLLTGKMVVHCSAGIGRTGTFLALDALLEYGKEFERIDVMQYIITMRKDRVNMVQTVEQYIAIHQLLIEAFDMPDTLISKMKYHSVLTALSDDVPTNQTKLRKEYQLTQSLKPKYEESDSKAGLLPTNKTKNKTLSVLAVDRFRAYLRSHESDRTDYINAVAVPSYTSKTGYIVTQTPLEDTVMDLLTMIMDHSCQTIVIIEPDDIDWLPEEDQKKTIGDFTLEQKGKSSTISNVDLFEIAITNRSYDFNDTVRMFHMTGWDSDSAVPRDSSTLLQLMELVDSRRKSDDTKTTVVMCRDGYSQSGLFCCISSSRDQMKSDEEVDIFQISRQLLVRRPEFLIRFEQYQCCYNMIKDYLETTDVYMN; from the exons ATGTACGGTAACGGTGACTGTAACCAATTATGTCCGGCGAGCTGTTACGGAGGCAACTGTAACTCTAAAACGGGTTCTTGCATAT ACTGTTCTCCAGGAAAATACGGCACTGTGTGTGAAAATGATTGCTCTGCGAATTGTAAAGACAGTTTCTGTAATAAAGACTCTGGATTTTGTTTAG AATGCATTCCTGGAAAGTTTGGGGATACCTGCAATCAGGACTGTTCTGTCAACTGTAAGGACAGTATGTGTGCAAAGAACACCGGATACTGTACTG ATTGTGTTCCTGGCAAGTTTGGTAACACATGTGAACAAAACTGCTCCGTAAACTGCTTAAATAGACTTTGTGCCAAGGACTCAGGGAAATGTGATG AATGCATTGTGGGAAAGCATGGACAATTTTGTGGCAATGACTGCCCAGTTAACTGTAAAGACAGTGTGTGTGCCCGGGATTCTGGTATCTGTAATG AATGCATTACCGGATATTACAGTAGTAAATGCGATCAGAATTGCAGTACAGGTTGTGAAAACAGCAATTGTTCTTTTAACTCGGGACATTGCTTTG CCTGTGTTCCGACGAAGCGTGGTGATACTTGTAACCTGGATTGTCCACCCAACTGCAATAGCGAAGTTTGCGATAAAGACACGGCAGCTTGTTCAA GTTGTGCAGCGGGGTTTTATGGAACGAAGTGTTCGATGGCTTGCGGCGGCAACTGTTCAGAATGTACCCAAGAAAGTGGTCAATGCACAA AATGTCAGGTAGGTTTGTACGGGACGAATTGCACCCTGGCATGCGGCCATTGCAGTAGCTGTCGATTTGATTCCGGTATATGCATGGTTCCTTGTGATTCTGGATATGAAGGAAGTCTCTGTCAAGCCA AACAAGTCCCGGTTACCGAGAGTCCACCAACAGTAGACGCAGGGCCTATAGCAGGAGCTATTGTAGGGGTGATTGTTGTCGCTGTCGTCGCCGTTGTGATAGTTTTTCTCATCAGAAG GCGTCGACTGAGTGCTGCTAAACAAGATGCATTTGTTGATATCGGTCGTAGCAACGTCGACGAGAAGCGAATATATGACAAACCGCTAGAAAGAGCAGACTCGAACCGCAAGAGACCCGATAAAAATGTCTATAGTAATGTTTTAG TTTCCGACGAACAACCAGACGAGCTGCCTAAGGACTCCGCCAATGTATATGTAAACGCTCAGCAGGTAGCGCGGAAATCAGGAGCCGGTGATAGCGTCTACTATAATTCCGGTCCTATTGGGTTTCCTGTCTCCACCCTCAAATCTCTTGTtcaaacaaaactgaaaaacaAGGCGAAGGCTTTCCTGGACGAATACAAA TCAATACCATCTGGAGATTTACACGAGCATAGTGTTGGAATACTACCACAAAACAAGGCAAAGAATAGATTTAAGACTACATTTCCGT ATGATCATTCCCGTGTGATCCTTGATACCATTGGAAAAGATCCACATTCCGACTACATCAATGCCAACTACATCGAC AGTGTCACAAAAACTGCGGAATACGTAGCAACACAAG GACCAAGGCCTGGCACTGTTAACGATTTCTGGCGGATGATTTGGCAACTGAAGTCTGGCAAAATTGTCATgttgacaaatctgatagaagGGGCCAGG CCAAAGTGTGACAAGTATTGGCCAGATGAGGGAGAACCTTTGACCACGGCAAATTTCAACATCACCCTTGACAGGGAAAGGTCGTATGCCTTCTACGTCATCCGGGACATTACAGTTACAGAAAAGAAG acAAAGTCAGTCCGACAAATACACCAATTCCATTACACAACGTGGCCAGACCACGGAACTCCGGATCCGAACGAACTTGTCGTGTTCCATCGCCGAGTGAAGAATTACACAACTTTATTGACTGGGAAAATGGTTGTGCACTGCAG CGCCGGTATTGGCAGAACAGGAACGTTCCTTGCCCTGGATGCTTTACTAGAATACGGGAAGGAGTTTGAAAGAATTGACGTCATGCAATACATTATAACCATGCGGAAGGATAGGGTCAATATGGTTCAAACTGTG GAACAATACATTGCTATACACCAGCTGCTGATAGAAGCCTTCGATATGCCAGACACCTTAATTTCTAAGATGAAGTACCACTCTGTACTTACTGCACTCTCTGATGACGTACCAACGAACCAAACTAAACTCAGGAAAGAGTATCAG TTGACACAAAGCTTGAAGCCAAAATACGAGGAGTCTGATAGTAAAGCTGGGTTACTACCGACCAACAAGACGAAGAACAAGACACTATCAGTTCTAGCAG TGGACAGATTCAGAGCCTATCTGAGATCTCACGAAAGTGACAGGACGGATTACATCAATGCTGTAGCTGTACCT TCCTATACGTCCAAAACTGGGTACATCGTCACACAGACTCCTCTGGAGGACACCGTGATGGATCTGTTGACGATGATAATGGACCACAGCTGTCAAACAATTGTCATCATCGAGCCGGACGACATT GACTGGCTTCCGGAGGAGGATCAGAAGAAAACCATTGGGGATTTCACGCTAGAACAAAAAGGAAAATCATCAACGATATCAAATGTTGATTTGTTTGAAATCGCAATCACAAATAGG AGTTATGATTTCAATGACACCGTTCGAATGTTCCACATGACTGGATGGGATAGTGACTCGGCAGTCCCTCGGGATTCGTCCACACTTCTTCAGCTGATGGAACTTGTTGACAGCAGACGTAAATCGGACGATACCAAGACAACAGTAGTTATGTGCCG AGACGGATATTCCCAGAGTGGACTCTTCTGTTGTATCAGCAGTTCGAGAGACCAGATGAAGTCTGACGAGGAGGTCGACATATTTCAGATTTCTCGTCAACTGCTTGTGAGACGTCCAGAATTTTTAATACGTTTT GAACAATACCAGTGCTGTTATAACATGATCAAGGATTACTTAGAGACAACAGACGTCTACATGAACTGA
- the LOC117326360 gene encoding receptor-type tyrosine-protein phosphatase kappa-like isoform X2: MACGGNCSECTQESGQCTKCQVGLYGTNCTLACGHCSSCRFDSGICMVPCDSGYEGSLCQAKQVPVTESPPTVDAGPIAGAIVGVIVVAVVAVVIVFLIRRRRLSAAKQDAFVDIGRSNVDEKRIYDKPLERADSNRKRPDKNVYSNVLVSDEQPDELPKDSANVYVNAQQVARKSGAGDSVYYNSGPIGFPVSTLKSLVQTKLKNKAKAFLDEYKSIPSGDLHEHSVGILPQNKAKNRFKTTFPYDHSRVILDTIGKDPHSDYINANYIDSVTKTAEYVATQGPRPGTVNDFWRMIWQLKSGKIVMLTNLIEGARPKCDKYWPDEGEPLTTANFNITLDRERSYAFYVIRDITVTEKKTKSVRQIHQFHYTTWPDHGTPDPNELVVFHRRVKNYTTLLTGKMVVHCSAGIGRTGTFLALDALLEYGKEFERIDVMQYIITMRKDRVNMVQTVEQYIAIHQLLIEAFDMPDTLISKMKYHSVLTALSDDVPTNQTKLRKEYQLTQSLKPKYEESDSKAGLLPTNKTKNKTLSVLAVDRFRAYLRSHESDRTDYINAVAVPSYTSKTGYIVTQTPLEDTVMDLLTMIMDHSCQTIVIIEPDDIDWLPEEDQKKTIGDFTLEQKGKSSTISNVDLFEIAITNRSYDFNDTVRMFHMTGWDSDSAVPRDSSTLLQLMELVDSRRKSDDTKTTVVMCRDGYSQSGLFCCISSSRDQMKSDEEVDIFQISRQLLVRRPEFLIRFEQYQCCYNMIKDYLETTDVYMN; this comes from the exons ATGGCTTGCGGCGGCAACTGTTCAGAATGTACCCAAGAAAGTGGTCAATGCACAA AATGTCAGGTAGGTTTGTACGGGACGAATTGCACCCTGGCATGCGGCCATTGCAGTAGCTGTCGATTTGATTCCGGTATATGCATGGTTCCTTGTGATTCTGGATATGAAGGAAGTCTCTGTCAAGCCA AACAAGTCCCGGTTACCGAGAGTCCACCAACAGTAGACGCAGGGCCTATAGCAGGAGCTATTGTAGGGGTGATTGTTGTCGCTGTCGTCGCCGTTGTGATAGTTTTTCTCATCAGAAG GCGTCGACTGAGTGCTGCTAAACAAGATGCATTTGTTGATATCGGTCGTAGCAACGTCGACGAGAAGCGAATATATGACAAACCGCTAGAAAGAGCAGACTCGAACCGCAAGAGACCCGATAAAAATGTCTATAGTAATGTTTTAG TTTCCGACGAACAACCAGACGAGCTGCCTAAGGACTCCGCCAATGTATATGTAAACGCTCAGCAGGTAGCGCGGAAATCAGGAGCCGGTGATAGCGTCTACTATAATTCCGGTCCTATTGGGTTTCCTGTCTCCACCCTCAAATCTCTTGTtcaaacaaaactgaaaaacaAGGCGAAGGCTTTCCTGGACGAATACAAA TCAATACCATCTGGAGATTTACACGAGCATAGTGTTGGAATACTACCACAAAACAAGGCAAAGAATAGATTTAAGACTACATTTCCGT ATGATCATTCCCGTGTGATCCTTGATACCATTGGAAAAGATCCACATTCCGACTACATCAATGCCAACTACATCGAC AGTGTCACAAAAACTGCGGAATACGTAGCAACACAAG GACCAAGGCCTGGCACTGTTAACGATTTCTGGCGGATGATTTGGCAACTGAAGTCTGGCAAAATTGTCATgttgacaaatctgatagaagGGGCCAGG CCAAAGTGTGACAAGTATTGGCCAGATGAGGGAGAACCTTTGACCACGGCAAATTTCAACATCACCCTTGACAGGGAAAGGTCGTATGCCTTCTACGTCATCCGGGACATTACAGTTACAGAAAAGAAG acAAAGTCAGTCCGACAAATACACCAATTCCATTACACAACGTGGCCAGACCACGGAACTCCGGATCCGAACGAACTTGTCGTGTTCCATCGCCGAGTGAAGAATTACACAACTTTATTGACTGGGAAAATGGTTGTGCACTGCAG CGCCGGTATTGGCAGAACAGGAACGTTCCTTGCCCTGGATGCTTTACTAGAATACGGGAAGGAGTTTGAAAGAATTGACGTCATGCAATACATTATAACCATGCGGAAGGATAGGGTCAATATGGTTCAAACTGTG GAACAATACATTGCTATACACCAGCTGCTGATAGAAGCCTTCGATATGCCAGACACCTTAATTTCTAAGATGAAGTACCACTCTGTACTTACTGCACTCTCTGATGACGTACCAACGAACCAAACTAAACTCAGGAAAGAGTATCAG TTGACACAAAGCTTGAAGCCAAAATACGAGGAGTCTGATAGTAAAGCTGGGTTACTACCGACCAACAAGACGAAGAACAAGACACTATCAGTTCTAGCAG TGGACAGATTCAGAGCCTATCTGAGATCTCACGAAAGTGACAGGACGGATTACATCAATGCTGTAGCTGTACCT TCCTATACGTCCAAAACTGGGTACATCGTCACACAGACTCCTCTGGAGGACACCGTGATGGATCTGTTGACGATGATAATGGACCACAGCTGTCAAACAATTGTCATCATCGAGCCGGACGACATT GACTGGCTTCCGGAGGAGGATCAGAAGAAAACCATTGGGGATTTCACGCTAGAACAAAAAGGAAAATCATCAACGATATCAAATGTTGATTTGTTTGAAATCGCAATCACAAATAGG AGTTATGATTTCAATGACACCGTTCGAATGTTCCACATGACTGGATGGGATAGTGACTCGGCAGTCCCTCGGGATTCGTCCACACTTCTTCAGCTGATGGAACTTGTTGACAGCAGACGTAAATCGGACGATACCAAGACAACAGTAGTTATGTGCCG AGACGGATATTCCCAGAGTGGACTCTTCTGTTGTATCAGCAGTTCGAGAGACCAGATGAAGTCTGACGAGGAGGTCGACATATTTCAGATTTCTCGTCAACTGCTTGTGAGACGTCCAGAATTTTTAATACGTTTT GAACAATACCAGTGCTGTTATAACATGATCAAGGATTACTTAGAGACAACAGACGTCTACATGAACTGA